Proteins encoded in a region of the Streptomyces sp. NBC_00513 genome:
- the rocD gene encoding ornithine--oxo-acid transaminase: MSNTADAIRSADAHSAHNYHPLPVVVASAEGAWMTDVEGRRYLDMLAGYSALNFGHGNRRLIDAARAQLERVTLTSRAFHHDRFADFCTELAALCGKEMVLPMNTGAEAVETAVKTARKWGYEVKGVPDGHAKIVVAADNFHGRTTTIVSFSTDHDARDHFGPYTPGFEIVPYGDLTALSHAVTENTVAVLLEPIQGEAGVLVPPAGYFQGVRELTRERNVLFLADEIQSGLGRTGKTFALEHEGVVPDMYILGKALGGGVVPVSAVVADRDVLGVFRPGEHGSTFGGNPLACAVALEVIAMLRSGEYQQRAAELGDHLHHELNLLVGGGAVTAVRGRGLWAGVDIDPSRGTGREISEKLMGLGVLVKDTHGSTIRIAPPLVISKEDLDWGLDRLRSVLSA, encoded by the coding sequence GTGTCGAATACTGCTGATGCCATCCGCTCCGCCGACGCGCACAGCGCGCACAACTACCACCCCCTGCCCGTCGTCGTCGCGTCGGCGGAGGGCGCGTGGATGACCGATGTGGAGGGCCGCAGGTATCTCGACATGCTCGCCGGATACTCCGCCCTCAACTTCGGTCACGGCAACCGGCGTCTGATCGACGCCGCACGCGCCCAGTTGGAGCGGGTCACGCTCACCTCCCGCGCCTTCCACCACGACCGCTTCGCGGACTTCTGCACCGAACTCGCCGCGCTGTGCGGCAAGGAGATGGTGCTGCCGATGAACACGGGCGCGGAGGCCGTGGAGACGGCGGTGAAGACCGCCCGCAAGTGGGGGTACGAGGTCAAGGGCGTCCCGGACGGCCACGCCAAGATCGTGGTCGCGGCCGACAACTTCCACGGCCGGACCACGACCATCGTGTCGTTCTCCACGGACCACGACGCCCGCGACCACTTCGGCCCCTACACGCCGGGCTTCGAGATCGTCCCGTACGGCGATCTCACCGCGCTCTCCCACGCCGTCACGGAGAACACCGTGGCCGTGCTCCTGGAGCCGATCCAGGGCGAGGCGGGGGTCCTCGTGCCGCCCGCCGGCTACTTCCAGGGCGTACGGGAGCTCACCCGCGAGCGGAACGTCCTCTTCCTCGCGGACGAGATCCAGTCGGGCCTGGGCCGCACCGGCAAGACCTTCGCCCTGGAGCACGAGGGCGTCGTCCCCGACATGTACATCCTGGGCAAGGCGCTCGGCGGCGGGGTCGTGCCCGTCTCCGCGGTGGTCGCCGACCGGGACGTGCTCGGCGTGTTCCGGCCGGGCGAGCACGGGTCCACCTTCGGCGGGAACCCGCTCGCCTGCGCGGTCGCCCTGGAGGTCATCGCGATGCTCCGCTCCGGCGAGTACCAGCAGCGGGCCGCCGAACTCGGCGACCACCTGCACCACGAGCTGAACCTGCTGGTCGGCGGGGGCGCGGTGACCGCCGTGCGGGGTCGCGGGCTGTGGGCGGGCGTCGACATCGACCCCTCGCGCGGCACCGGCCGGGAGATCTCCGAGAAGCTGATGGGGCTCGGGGTGCTGGTGAAGGACACCCACGGATCCACGATCCGGATCGCACCGCCGCTGGTGATCAGCAAGGAGGACCTGGACTGGGGCCTGGACCGGCTGCGGTCGGTGCTGTCGGCCTGA
- a CDS encoding carboxymuconolactone decarboxylase family protein produces MTTTNETPAYAPEHPARLQWAKLVPDVYKALVSLEVAARKGLDPTLVELVKVRASQINHCAFCLDMHTKDALAAGESVERLIQLGAWEESRHFYTERELAAIELTEAVTVLTDGFVPDAVYGKAAELFDETELAQLIAVITAINAWNRFGVTCRLAPGHYTPGMFKH; encoded by the coding sequence ATGACGACGACGAACGAAACCCCCGCGTACGCCCCCGAGCACCCCGCCCGCCTCCAGTGGGCCAAGCTGGTCCCCGACGTGTACAAGGCCCTGGTGTCCCTGGAGGTCGCAGCCCGCAAGGGCCTGGACCCGACGCTGGTCGAGCTGGTCAAGGTGCGCGCCTCGCAGATCAACCACTGCGCGTTCTGCCTGGACATGCACACCAAGGACGCGCTGGCCGCCGGCGAGAGCGTCGAGCGGCTGATCCAGCTCGGCGCCTGGGAGGAGTCCCGGCACTTCTACACCGAGCGGGAGCTGGCGGCGATCGAGCTGACCGAGGCGGTGACCGTCCTGACGGACGGGTTCGTGCCGGACGCGGTGTACGGGAAGGCGGCCGAGCTGTTCGACGAGACCGAACTGGCCCAGTTGATCGCCGTGATCACGGCGATCAACGCCTGGAACCGGTTCGGCGTGACCTGTCGCCTCGCGCCGGGGCACTACACCCCGGGCATGTTCAAGCACTGA
- the glyA gene encoding serine hydroxymethyltransferase, with the protein MTARRHPALFTTDPELASFVEAEEALQAETLRLIPSENYVSAAVLEASGTVLQNKYSEGYPGRRYYEGQQNIDRVEALAVERAKGLFGVDHANVQPYSGSPANLAVYLAFAKPGDTVMGMALPMGGHLTHGWGVSATGSWFRGVQYGVTADTGLIDYDAVRDLALAERPKIMFCGGTALPRTIDFEAFASIAKEAGSILVADVAHIAGLIAGGAHPSPAGHVDVISTTTHKTLRGPRGAMLMCREEHAKAIDKAVFPGLQGGPHNQTTAGIAVALHEAAQPAFVTYAHAVVANAKALAAALLERGFDLVSGGTDNHLILMDLTSRGVPGKIAAKALDRAGIVVNYNTVPFDPRKPFDPSGIRIGTPSLTSRGLTVDHMPVVADWISRAVDAAAGSDEAALAVIRAEVTDLMSAHPAPGLPLS; encoded by the coding sequence ATGACCGCGCGCCGCCATCCCGCCCTTTTCACGACCGACCCCGAGTTGGCGTCCTTCGTGGAGGCGGAAGAGGCACTGCAGGCCGAGACCCTGCGCCTGATCCCCAGCGAGAACTACGTGTCCGCCGCCGTGCTGGAAGCCTCCGGCACCGTCCTGCAGAACAAGTACAGCGAGGGCTACCCGGGCCGCCGCTACTACGAGGGCCAGCAGAACATCGACCGCGTCGAGGCCCTGGCCGTCGAGCGGGCGAAGGGCCTGTTCGGCGTCGACCACGCCAACGTCCAGCCGTACTCGGGCTCCCCGGCCAACCTCGCCGTGTACCTCGCCTTCGCCAAGCCGGGCGACACCGTGATGGGCATGGCCCTGCCGATGGGCGGCCACCTCACGCACGGCTGGGGCGTGTCCGCGACCGGCTCCTGGTTCCGGGGCGTGCAGTACGGCGTCACCGCCGACACCGGCCTGATCGACTACGACGCGGTGCGGGACCTGGCCCTGGCCGAGCGCCCGAAGATCATGTTCTGTGGCGGCACGGCCCTGCCCCGCACGATCGACTTCGAGGCCTTCGCGTCGATCGCCAAGGAGGCGGGCTCGATCCTCGTCGCCGACGTCGCCCACATCGCGGGCCTGATCGCGGGTGGCGCGCACCCGTCGCCGGCCGGGCACGTGGACGTGATCTCCACGACCACCCACAAGACCCTGCGCGGTCCGCGCGGCGCGATGCTGATGTGCCGCGAGGAGCACGCGAAGGCCATCGACAAGGCGGTCTTCCCCGGCCTCCAGGGCGGCCCGCACAACCAGACGACGGCCGGCATCGCGGTCGCGCTGCACGAGGCGGCGCAGCCGGCGTTCGTCACGTACGCCCACGCGGTCGTCGCCAACGCCAAGGCACTGGCCGCGGCCCTGCTGGAGCGGGGCTTCGACCTGGTGTCGGGCGGCACGGACAACCACCTGATCCTGATGGACCTGACCTCGCGCGGGGTCCCCGGCAAGATCGCGGCCAAGGCGCTGGACCGGGCGGGCATCGTCGTCAACTACAACACGGTCCCGTTCGACCCGCGCAAGCCGTTCGACCCCTCGGGCATCCGGATCGGTACGCCGTCGCTGACCTCGCGGGGCCTGACGGTGGACCACATGCCGGTGGTGGCGGACTGGATCTCCCGCGCGGTCGACGCCGCGGCCGGGTCCGACGAGGCGGCCCTTGCCGTGATCCGCGCCGAGGTCACCGACCTCATGTCGGCCCACCCGGCCCCGGGCCTGCCCCTGTCCTGA
- a CDS encoding PLP-dependent aminotransferase family protein: MTESWATFGADLHIDLSAGRGLRAGLTEALREAARNGRLAPGTRLPSSRSLAVDLGIARNTVAEAYAELVAEGWLTARHGSGTRVAERAVPRRPARAARVRPPARRGPAYSFVPGSPDLGGFPRTAWSAAARKALAAAPNDAFGYAVDARGRIELREALAGYLARARGVDADPDRIVLCAGFAHGLTLLARTLRARRVREVAVEGWSLDVHRDLLTGAGLRTRPLWLDGAGARTEDLTAASGAVLLTPAHQFPTGVALTPGRRAAAVDWARTTGGLILEDDYDGEFRYDRQPVGALQGLDPDRVVYLGTASKSLAPGLRTGWMVVPAGLVDEVLAAKGHTDWMSGAPDQLTLAEFIRSGAYDRHVRSMRLRYRRRRDALVEALAPRTAVTVSGIAAGLHAVLDLPAGTERPLIQAAAWHDLALEGLSRFRHPDSAMPARDALVLGYGTPSESAWSGALAALEATLP; encoded by the coding sequence ATGACGGAATCCTGGGCCACTTTCGGCGCCGACCTGCATATCGACCTTTCCGCCGGGCGCGGGCTGAGAGCCGGACTGACCGAGGCGCTGCGCGAGGCCGCGCGCAACGGTCGGCTCGCCCCGGGAACCCGACTGCCTTCCTCCAGGTCCCTGGCCGTCGACCTCGGCATCGCCCGCAACACGGTCGCCGAGGCCTACGCCGAACTCGTCGCCGAGGGCTGGCTGACCGCCCGTCACGGCTCGGGCACCCGGGTCGCGGAACGTGCCGTGCCGCGCCGCCCCGCCCGTGCCGCACGAGTCCGGCCACCCGCCCGGCGGGGGCCCGCGTACAGCTTCGTACCGGGCTCTCCGGACCTCGGCGGCTTCCCGCGCACCGCCTGGTCGGCGGCGGCCCGCAAGGCCCTCGCGGCCGCCCCGAACGACGCCTTCGGGTACGCGGTGGACGCGCGCGGCCGGATCGAGCTGCGCGAGGCGCTGGCCGGCTACCTGGCCCGCGCCCGGGGGGTGGACGCCGACCCCGACCGGATCGTGCTGTGCGCCGGGTTCGCGCACGGGCTGACGCTGCTCGCCCGGACGCTGCGGGCGCGCCGGGTCCGCGAGGTGGCCGTGGAGGGCTGGAGCCTCGACGTGCACCGGGACCTGCTCACCGGGGCCGGGCTGCGGACCCGCCCCCTGTGGCTGGACGGCGCGGGCGCCCGTACGGAGGACCTGACGGCGGCGTCGGGGGCGGTGCTCCTCACGCCCGCGCACCAGTTCCCGACGGGCGTCGCGTTGACCCCGGGGCGGCGGGCGGCGGCCGTGGACTGGGCCAGGACCACGGGCGGGCTGATCCTGGAGGACGACTACGACGGGGAGTTCCGCTACGACCGCCAGCCCGTCGGGGCGCTCCAGGGGCTGGACCCGGACCGGGTCGTGTACCTGGGCACGGCGAGCAAGTCGCTGGCGCCGGGGCTGCGCACGGGCTGGATGGTGGTGCCGGCCGGGCTGGTGGACGAGGTGCTGGCGGCGAAGGGGCACACCGACTGGATGTCGGGCGCGCCGGACCAGTTGACGCTGGCGGAGTTCATCCGCTCCGGGGCGTACGACCGGCACGTCCGGAGCATGCGGCTGCGCTACCGGCGCCGGCGTGACGCCCTGGTGGAGGCCCTGGCCCCGCGGACGGCGGTGACCGTCTCCGGCATCGCGGCGGGTCTGCACGCGGTGCTCGACCTCCCGGCCGGCACGGAACGCCCCCTGATCCAGGCGGCGGCCTGGCACGACCTGGCCCTGGAGGGCCTGTCCCGCTTCCGGCACCCGGATTCGGCCATGCCGGCGCGGGACGCGTTGGTGCTCGGCTACGGGACCCCGTCGGAGAGCGCGTGGTCGGGGGCGCTGGCGGCGTTGGAGGCGACCCTCCCGTAG
- a CDS encoding malate dehydrogenase has protein sequence MTRTPVNVTVTGAAGQIGYALLFRIASGHLLGADVPVKLRLLEIPQGMKAAEGTAMELDDCAFPLLAGIDIFDDPNKGFEGANVALLVGARPRTKGMERGDLLSANGGIFKPQGAAINAHAADDIKVLVVGNPANTNALIAQAAAPDVPAERFTAMTRLDHNRAISQLAAKTGAAVSDIKRLTIWGNHSATQYPDIFHAEIAGKNAAEVVSDEQWLADTFIPTVAKRGAAIIEARGASSAASAANAAIDHVHTWVNGTAAGDWTSMGIPSDGSYGVPEGIISSFPVTTKDGKYEIVQGLDINEFSRARIDASVAELVEERDAVRELGLI, from the coding sequence ATGACCCGCACTCCCGTGAATGTCACCGTCACCGGCGCCGCCGGACAGATCGGCTACGCGCTGCTCTTCCGCATCGCGTCCGGTCACCTCCTCGGCGCGGACGTGCCGGTCAAGCTCCGCCTCCTGGAGATCCCGCAGGGCATGAAGGCCGCTGAGGGCACCGCCATGGAGCTTGACGACTGCGCCTTCCCGCTGCTCGCCGGCATCGACATCTTCGACGACCCGAACAAGGGCTTCGAGGGTGCGAACGTCGCGCTGCTCGTGGGCGCCCGCCCGCGTACCAAGGGCATGGAGCGCGGTGACCTGCTCTCCGCCAACGGCGGCATCTTCAAGCCGCAGGGCGCCGCGATCAACGCGCACGCCGCGGACGACATCAAGGTCCTCGTCGTGGGCAACCCGGCCAACACCAACGCGCTCATCGCGCAGGCCGCCGCCCCGGACGTACCGGCCGAGCGCTTCACCGCCATGACCCGCCTGGACCACAACCGCGCGATCTCGCAGCTGGCCGCCAAGACCGGCGCCGCCGTCTCCGACATCAAGCGCCTGACCATCTGGGGCAACCACTCGGCGACCCAGTACCCCGACATCTTCCACGCGGAGATCGCCGGCAAGAACGCCGCCGAGGTCGTCAGCGACGAGCAGTGGCTCGCCGACACCTTCATCCCGACCGTCGCCAAGCGCGGCGCCGCGATCATCGAGGCGCGTGGCGCGTCCTCGGCCGCCTCGGCCGCCAACGCCGCCATCGACCACGTGCACACCTGGGTCAACGGCACCGCCGCGGGCGACTGGACCTCGATGGGCATCCCGTCGGACGGCTCCTACGGCGTCCCGGAGGGCATCATCTCGTCCTTCCCCGTCACCACCAAGGACGGCAAGTACGAGATCGTCCAGGGCCTGGACATCAACGAGTTCTCCCGTGCGCGCATCGACGCGTCCGTGGCGGAACTCGTCGAGGAGCGCGACGCGGTGCGCGAGCTCGGCCTGATCTGA
- a CDS encoding glutathionylspermidine synthase family protein — translation MERHTIEPRPNWQRTVEEQGVIYPLTRYPDDSLRPYWDESAYYSFSLPEVEALENVVEELHAMCLAAAAHIVEHDRFADLGITDPKLAARIAESWRRRDEQPSLYGRFDLRYDGSGGPAKMLEYNADTPTSLVEAASPQWFWMEERFPGADQWNSLHERLVDAWRRQAELLPPGPVHFAHSETDELGEDLMTVAYLQETAEQAGLDTVAMSVEQIGWDSLSGRFVDEKLRFIRGIFKLYPWEWLVSDEFGPQVLGTYDHGGGSGTTAWIEPLWKMLLSNKALLAVLWELFPEHPNLLPAYLDGPRELADTTGYVAKPLLGREGAGVTLHEAGEDGEPFTPVDDETYVFQALAPLPDFDGNRVVLGAWVVEEEAAGLGIRESAGPVTDEYARFLPHVIL, via the coding sequence GTGGAGCGGCACACGATCGAGCCACGCCCGAACTGGCAGCGGACCGTCGAGGAGCAGGGGGTGATCTACCCCCTGACCCGGTACCCCGACGACAGCCTGCGCCCCTACTGGGACGAGAGCGCGTACTACTCGTTCTCCCTCCCGGAGGTCGAGGCGCTGGAGAACGTCGTCGAGGAACTGCACGCCATGTGCCTCGCGGCGGCGGCCCACATCGTCGAGCACGACCGCTTCGCCGACCTCGGCATCACCGATCCGAAACTGGCCGCCCGCATCGCCGAGTCCTGGCGCCGGCGCGACGAGCAGCCCTCGCTCTACGGCCGCTTCGACCTGCGTTACGACGGCTCCGGCGGCCCGGCCAAGATGCTGGAGTACAACGCCGACACCCCGACCTCCCTGGTGGAGGCGGCGAGCCCGCAGTGGTTCTGGATGGAGGAGCGGTTCCCCGGCGCGGACCAGTGGAACTCCCTCCACGAGCGGCTCGTCGACGCGTGGCGCCGGCAGGCCGAGCTGCTGCCGCCCGGTCCGGTGCACTTCGCGCACTCCGAGACCGACGAGCTCGGCGAGGACCTGATGACGGTCGCCTACCTCCAGGAGACCGCGGAGCAGGCCGGCCTGGACACCGTCGCCATGTCCGTCGAGCAGATCGGCTGGGACAGCCTCTCCGGCCGGTTCGTCGACGAGAAGCTCCGCTTCATCCGCGGCATCTTCAAGCTCTACCCGTGGGAGTGGCTGGTCTCGGACGAGTTCGGGCCCCAGGTGTTGGGCACCTACGACCACGGCGGCGGCTCGGGCACCACGGCCTGGATCGAGCCGCTGTGGAAGATGCTGCTCTCCAACAAGGCGCTGCTGGCGGTCCTGTGGGAGCTGTTCCCCGAACACCCGAACCTGCTGCCCGCCTACCTCGACGGCCCGCGCGAGCTCGCGGACACCACCGGCTACGTCGCCAAGCCCCTGCTGGGCCGCGAGGGCGCCGGGGTGACCCTGCACGAGGCGGGGGAGGACGGGGAGCCGTTCACCCCGGTGGACGACGAGACGTACGTCTTCCAGGCCCTGGCCCCGCTGCCCGACTTCGACGGCAACCGGGTGGTGCTCGGCGCGTGGGTCGTCGAGGAGGAGGCCGCGGGGCTGGGCATCCGGGAATCGGCGGGGCCGGTCACGGACGAGTACGCCCGCTTCCTGCCCCACGTCATCCTCTAG
- the purH gene encoding bifunctional phosphoribosylaminoimidazolecarboxamide formyltransferase/IMP cyclohydrolase: MTAADSSSNDPTTTQRPIRRALISVYDKTGLEDLARGLHEAGVALVSTGSTASKIAAAGVPVTKVEELTGFPECLDGRVKTLHPRVHAGILADLRLEDHRNQLAGLGVEPFDLVIVNLYPFLATVQSGATPDECVEQIDIGGPSMVRAAAKNHPSVAVVTSPERYADVLTAARGGGFDLTARKRLAAEAFQHTAAYDVAVASWFTNAYAPEPEAVLPEFLAEAWERKSTLRYGENPHQAAALYTDGRPGGLANAEQLHGKEMSFNNYVDTEAARRAAHDHEEPCVAIIKHANPCGIAVDKDVAAAHRKAHACDPLSAFGGVIAVNRPVTVELAEQVAEIFTEVIAAPDYEAGAVEILAKKKNIRILKVAGSPHQPGDLKLISGGALLQQSDTFAEGAGRAEGDDPANWTLATGEALSADELAELSFAWKACRAVKSNAILLAKDGASVGVGMGQVNRVDSAKLAVERAGAERARGSYAASDAFFPFPDGLEILTAAGIKAVVQPGGSMRDELVIEAAKAAGVTMYFTGTRHFFH, from the coding sequence GTGACCGCCGCAGACAGCAGCAGCAACGACCCGACCACGACCCAGCGGCCGATCCGTCGTGCGCTCATCAGCGTCTACGACAAGACGGGACTGGAAGACCTGGCCCGCGGCCTGCACGAGGCGGGCGTCGCGCTCGTCTCGACCGGCTCCACCGCCTCGAAGATCGCCGCGGCCGGTGTGCCCGTCACCAAGGTCGAGGAGCTCACCGGCTTCCCCGAGTGCCTCGACGGCCGCGTCAAGACCCTGCACCCGCGCGTGCACGCCGGCATCCTCGCCGACCTGCGGCTGGAGGACCACCGCAACCAGCTGGCCGGGCTGGGCGTCGAGCCGTTCGACCTGGTGATCGTCAACCTCTACCCCTTCCTGGCGACCGTCCAGTCGGGCGCGACCCCGGACGAGTGCGTCGAGCAGATCGACATCGGCGGTCCGTCGATGGTCCGCGCAGCGGCCAAGAACCACCCGTCCGTCGCCGTGGTCACCAGCCCCGAGCGCTACGCCGACGTCCTCACCGCCGCCCGGGGCGGCGGCTTCGACCTGACCGCCCGCAAGCGGCTCGCGGCCGAGGCCTTCCAGCACACCGCGGCCTACGACGTGGCCGTCGCGTCCTGGTTCACGAACGCCTACGCCCCGGAGCCCGAGGCCGTCCTGCCCGAGTTCCTGGCCGAGGCCTGGGAGCGCAAGTCGACCCTGCGCTACGGCGAGAACCCCCACCAGGCCGCCGCCCTCTACACCGACGGCCGGCCGGGCGGGCTCGCCAACGCCGAGCAGCTGCACGGCAAGGAGATGTCCTTCAACAACTACGTGGACACCGAGGCCGCCCGCCGCGCCGCCCACGACCACGAAGAGCCCTGCGTCGCGATCATCAAGCACGCCAACCCGTGCGGCATCGCCGTCGACAAGGACGTGGCCGCCGCCCACCGCAAGGCGCACGCCTGCGACCCGCTGTCCGCCTTCGGCGGCGTCATCGCCGTCAACCGCCCGGTGACCGTCGAGCTCGCCGAGCAGGTCGCGGAGATCTTCACCGAGGTCATCGCCGCCCCCGACTACGAGGCCGGCGCGGTCGAGATCCTGGCGAAGAAGAAGAACATCCGGATCCTGAAGGTGGCCGGCTCCCCGCACCAGCCGGGAGACCTCAAGCTCATCTCCGGCGGCGCGCTGCTCCAGCAGAGCGACACGTTCGCCGAGGGAGCGGGCCGGGCCGAGGGTGACGACCCGGCCAACTGGACCCTCGCCACCGGCGAGGCGCTCTCCGCCGACGAGCTCGCCGAGCTGTCCTTCGCGTGGAAGGCCTGCCGCGCCGTCAAGTCCAACGCGATCCTGCTCGCCAAGGACGGCGCCTCGGTCGGCGTCGGCATGGGACAGGTCAACCGGGTCGACTCCGCGAAGCTCGCCGTCGAGCGGGCCGGCGCCGAGCGCGCTCGCGGCTCGTACGCCGCGTCCGACGCCTTCTTCCCCTTCCCCGACGGGCTGGAGATCCTGACCGCCGCGGGCATCAAGGCCGTGGTCCAGCCGGGCGGTTCGATGCGTGACGAGCTGGTCATCGAGGCCGCCAAGGCCGCGGGCGTGACGATGTACTTCACCGGTACCCGTCACTTCTTCCACTGA
- a CDS encoding bifunctional methylenetetrahydrofolate dehydrogenase/methenyltetrahydrofolate cyclohydrolase, protein MTAQILDGKATAAAIKSELTARVATLKARGITPGLGTLLVGDDPGSRWYVNGKHKDCAEVGIASIQRELPATASQEDIEEVVRELNANPECTGYIVQLPLPKGIDTNRVLELMDPTKDADGLHPMSLGRLVLNEPGPLPCTPYGIVELLRHHGVEINGAHVVVLGRGITVGRSIGLLLTRKSENATVTLCHTGTRDLSGLLRRADIVVAAAGVPHLVKPEDVKPGAAVLDVGVSRDENGKIVGDVHPGVAEVAGWISPNPGGVGPMTRAQLLVNVVEAAERTTSAG, encoded by the coding sequence ATGACCGCCCAGATTCTCGATGGCAAGGCCACCGCAGCCGCGATCAAGTCCGAACTGACCGCCCGCGTGGCGACGCTGAAGGCCCGGGGCATCACCCCCGGCCTCGGCACCCTGCTGGTCGGTGACGATCCGGGCAGCCGCTGGTACGTCAACGGCAAGCACAAGGACTGCGCCGAGGTCGGCATCGCCTCCATCCAGCGCGAACTGCCCGCGACGGCCTCCCAGGAGGACATCGAGGAGGTCGTGCGGGAACTCAACGCCAACCCCGAGTGCACCGGCTACATCGTCCAACTCCCGCTCCCCAAGGGCATCGACACCAACCGCGTCCTGGAACTGATGGACCCGACCAAGGACGCCGACGGCCTGCACCCCATGTCGCTCGGCCGGCTCGTGCTGAACGAGCCGGGCCCGCTGCCCTGCACCCCGTACGGGATCGTCGAGCTGCTCCGCCACCACGGGGTCGAGATCAACGGCGCGCACGTCGTGGTCCTGGGTCGAGGCATCACCGTGGGCCGCTCGATCGGCCTGCTCCTGACCCGCAAGTCCGAGAACGCGACCGTGACCCTGTGCCACACCGGCACGCGCGACCTGTCCGGGCTGCTGCGCCGGGCCGACATCGTCGTCGCGGCGGCCGGTGTCCCGCACCTGGTCAAGCCGGAGGACGTGAAGCCGGGCGCGGCCGTCCTCGACGTCGGCGTGAGCCGCGACGAGAACGGGAAGATCGTCGGCGACGTGCACCCCGGTGTCGCCGAGGTGGCCGGCTGGATCTCGCCGAACCCGGGCGGTGTCGGCCCGATGACCCGCGCCCAGCTGCTCGTCAACGTCGTCGAGGCGGCGGAGCGGACGACCAGTGCGGGCTGA
- a CDS encoding DUF3017 domain-containing protein, translating to MRAERDTEPAEPAEAPAPRAPEGAVEPTKGRQPQPLPVESDAGDAADAADAAEPAEPVEADAAGDESDAGDAGEVAGEVDGEGPEAAGAKSRRFPSVTRDTARPEGGGRAAPGGAPAPARQWPMLSVLAATAIGLLTTAIGYPRVGCLIIGAALIAGAVMRWILPSVGMLAVRSRFTDMVTYGLLGASIILLALVVQAPKAWLEIPFLTDVVRFTVR from the coding sequence GTGCGGGCTGAGCGCGACACGGAACCGGCGGAACCGGCGGAGGCCCCGGCGCCGAGGGCGCCCGAGGGCGCCGTCGAGCCGACGAAGGGGCGGCAGCCGCAGCCGCTCCCCGTCGAGAGCGACGCGGGCGACGCGGCCGACGCGGCCGACGCGGCCGAGCCGGCCGAGCCGGTCGAGGCAGACGCCGCGGGTGACGAGAGCGACGCGGGCGACGCGGGCGAGGTCGCGGGCGAGGTCGACGGCGAGGGGCCGGAGGCGGCGGGGGCGAAGTCCCGCCGCTTCCCCTCGGTCACCCGGGACACCGCACGCCCCGAGGGCGGCGGCCGGGCCGCGCCCGGGGGTGCGCCCGCCCCGGCGCGTCAGTGGCCGATGCTCAGCGTGCTGGCCGCCACCGCGATCGGGCTGCTCACCACGGCGATCGGGTACCCGCGCGTCGGGTGCCTGATCATCGGGGCCGCGCTGATCGCGGGAGCGGTCATGCGCTGGATACTGCCGTCGGTGGGCATGCTCGCCGTGCGGTCCCGGTTCACGGACATGGTCACGTACGGGCTGCTGGGGGCGTCGATCATCCTGCTCGCGCTGGTCGTGCAAGCCCCCAAGGCGTGGCTGGAGATCCCCTTCCTGACCGACGTGGTCCGCTTCACCGTGCGCTAG